A window from Leptothermofonsia sichuanensis E412 encodes these proteins:
- a CDS encoding glycosyltransferase: MKLLFLDQSGQLGGAELCLLEIVKPFRDRSLVCLFTDGPFREALQRAEIPVQILGTKPLQVTKDSGWLQGMGSLGQLLPLIAKVGQLSHHFDLIYANTQKAMVVGAVASLLSRRPLVYHLHDILTGDHFSRSNLLLAVTLANRFASRVIATSTAARTAFVAAGGRPEIVNVVYNGFDPEAYVCDREQVAHIRQEIDLPGKFLVGHFSRLSPWKGQHVLLEALQRCPDDIGAIFVGDALYGEQAYAETLQAQVQEFGLQERVRFLGFRSDVVPLMHCCDAIAHTSTAPEPFGRVIVEAMLCQRPVIAAQAGGVTELIEPEIAGWLVPPGDPEKLAAIINRYQQQREWTQSFAKQAQAQACQRFHRDITNQQIAQLLNSVLISTPSPSVIAQTPIPPSSLRPSFPPETPPMNPTTTKPTISIFLPALAGGGAERAMLHLAQGLADRGFPTDLVLAKAEGDYLSHIPTSVRVVDLQASFPVVLSKTFALRHYLQQERPAVLFSALDILSSAIWAQRLAGVPTRIVMCVQTYLSRQFQNHQPHTMGKIRPRLVRWFYPWADAIVAASQGTAADVAQITGMHLEQIQVIYNPVVTPDMVQKMGASVDHPWFAPGEPPVILGVGRLVSQKDFLTLIDAFAKLRQQRSARLMILGEGEDRPQLEAQIRALGLAQDVTLPGFVENPYAYMAGARVFVLSSIFEGFGNVVAEAIATGTSVVSTDCESGPAEILLNGKYGHLVPVGDAETMAAAIAMAIDKPIDPHILRQRAQSFSMDGIVDQYVDLLNQLLSQKALQTS; this comes from the coding sequence ATGAAACTTCTATTTCTGGATCAAAGTGGACAGTTGGGAGGAGCAGAACTTTGTTTGCTTGAGATTGTGAAGCCCTTTCGCGATCGCAGCTTAGTCTGCTTATTCACCGATGGCCCCTTTAGGGAAGCCCTGCAACGGGCAGAGATACCGGTGCAAATTCTGGGGACAAAACCGCTACAGGTCACGAAGGATAGCGGCTGGCTGCAAGGGATGGGTAGCCTGGGTCAACTGCTGCCGTTGATTGCGAAAGTTGGCCAACTGAGCCATCACTTTGATTTGATTTATGCAAACACGCAGAAAGCGATGGTGGTGGGAGCAGTGGCCAGTTTACTCAGCCGTCGTCCCCTGGTCTATCATTTACACGACATCCTGACGGGTGACCATTTCAGCCGCAGTAACCTGTTACTGGCGGTCACCCTTGCCAATCGGTTTGCTTCACGGGTGATTGCCACATCAACAGCCGCTCGCACAGCCTTTGTTGCAGCAGGTGGTCGTCCTGAGATTGTGAACGTCGTCTATAACGGATTTGATCCAGAAGCGTATGTGTGCGATCGCGAGCAGGTCGCACACATTCGTCAGGAAATCGATCTACCAGGAAAGTTTCTGGTCGGGCATTTCAGCCGACTCTCGCCCTGGAAAGGACAGCATGTTCTACTGGAGGCTTTACAGCGTTGCCCAGACGACATCGGTGCCATTTTCGTTGGTGATGCGTTGTATGGTGAACAGGCGTATGCTGAAACCCTCCAGGCTCAGGTCCAGGAGTTTGGATTACAGGAGCGGGTGCGGTTTCTCGGTTTCCGCTCCGATGTGGTGCCCCTGATGCATTGTTGTGATGCGATCGCCCATACCTCAACTGCACCAGAACCCTTTGGGCGGGTCATTGTAGAAGCCATGCTGTGTCAACGCCCGGTGATTGCAGCCCAGGCAGGAGGCGTCACAGAACTGATTGAACCAGAAATTGCAGGCTGGTTAGTCCCCCCAGGCGATCCCGAAAAACTGGCTGCCATCATCAATCGCTACCAGCAGCAACGGGAGTGGACCCAATCCTTTGCCAAACAGGCTCAGGCTCAAGCCTGCCAGCGCTTCCATCGAGATATCACCAATCAACAAATTGCCCAATTACTCAACTCAGTTTTAATTTCGACCCCATCCCCATCGGTTATCGCCCAAACTCCCATTCCCCCTTCATCCCTCCGCCCCTCTTTCCCTCCAGAAACGCCTCCAATGAACCCAACTACCACAAAACCAACCATCAGCATTTTCCTTCCCGCACTGGCAGGTGGAGGCGCAGAACGCGCCATGCTCCATCTGGCACAGGGACTTGCCGATCGAGGATTTCCTACAGACCTGGTACTGGCAAAGGCAGAAGGTGATTATTTATCCCATATCCCCACGTCTGTGCGTGTGGTTGACCTCCAGGCAAGTTTTCCAGTCGTGCTGTCTAAAACCTTTGCCCTGCGGCATTATCTGCAACAGGAACGCCCTGCTGTGTTGTTCTCAGCCCTGGATATTTTGAGTTCAGCCATCTGGGCACAGCGGCTTGCTGGGGTGCCGACCCGGATCGTCATGTGTGTGCAAACCTATCTCTCACGCCAGTTTCAAAATCACCAGCCTCATACGATGGGCAAGATCAGACCCCGTCTGGTGCGGTGGTTTTATCCCTGGGCGGATGCGATCGTGGCTGCATCCCAAGGAACAGCCGCCGATGTGGCTCAGATCACGGGAATGCACCTGGAGCAGATTCAGGTGATTTACAACCCGGTCGTCACACCGGATATGGTACAAAAGATGGGGGCATCGGTTGACCATCCCTGGTTTGCACCCGGTGAGCCACCTGTTATTTTGGGCGTGGGGCGGCTGGTCAGCCAGAAAGATTTCCTCACCCTGATTGATGCGTTTGCCAAACTGCGGCAGCAGCGATCGGCACGGCTGATGATTTTAGGGGAAGGGGAAGATCGCCCCCAGTTGGAGGCTCAAATTCGTGCTCTGGGATTGGCGCAGGATGTTACCTTACCTGGGTTTGTCGAAAACCCTTATGCCTATATGGCAGGTGCCCGCGTTTTTGTCCTCTCATCAATTTTTGAAGGATTTGGCAATGTGGTGGCAGAGGCGATCGCTACCGGAACATCCGTTGTTTCAACAGATTGCGAAAGTGGAC